TTTAGCATTGAGAGACTCGTCATAATTATAACCAGTTTGCATCGGGATTACTTAGCTAGTTCATGGAAACTCTTTGGCGAACCCTTTAGTTTCGAAGTTATTTTAGGAAGCGATTCTATAATTCTTAGTCAAATTTTTAGGCTATGTCTTTATATCGCCTGCACTTTCCTGATTATCGGAATAGAAAAAGCCATTAGCAAGTGGAAACCCAATCCCGCTAATGGCTAAATGCTTTAGTAGTCTATATCAGTAGAAAGAAATGTAGTCTGTTGGTTCCGAAGCGATAAACAAAATTCCTTGTACCGCTCCAATCTACCGTCTATCGTCTAAAATCTATCGTCTTATCCCCAACTACTACTTCGTCCGGTCCTCCACCAAATGAAGATCCATTTGTGGGAATGGAATGCCCACTCCGGCGCCATCAAAGGCTTTCTTAACCTTTTCGTTCAGGCCGTTGAGTACGTCCCAGTAATCACCATTGGTAGTCCAGGCACGCAGGCGGATGTTAACACTGCTATCGGCTAAGGCTTCCACGAAAATGGTTACGCCTTTGTCTTCCAGAAAGCGATTTTCCGCACCAGCGATTTCATGTAAAATAGCTTTGGCTTTATCGATATCATCACCATAACCAATACCAAAGGTCATATCTAAACGACGGGTGCTGTTATAGCTGTAGTTTACAATGGAGTTATTGGAAAGGCTGCCATTGGGAACCATAATTTCCTGGCCGGTAGGCGTGGTTAGGAAGGTGTAGAAAATTTGAATTTCGCGAACGGTACCTGATACACCGGCGCCTTCAATGAAATCGCCCACTTTAAAGGGCTTAAGAATCAAGATTAATACCCCACCGGCGAAATTGGAAAGGGAACCTTGTAAGGCTAAACCCACCGCTAAACCGGCCGCACCTAATACGGCTACAAAAGAGGTCATCTCAATGCCTACCATGCCAGCAATAGAGATAATCAACATCACTTTTAATGCGGCATTGATCAAGGAACTTAGGAAAGGAACCAGACTAGCATCCACCTCACGCTTGGTCATGGTTTTGCGGAAGGTATTCGAGATGCGCTTAATTACAGATAAACCAATAATCAAAACGATTACGGCTAAAACCAATCGACCGCCATAGGTGATGATCAGATCCCAACTTTGACTTAAGAGTTCCTGTGCTTTTTCCATGATAGGGGTTTTGTTTAGGTTATTTGCTTCGCTGAATAACGTATTCGGCGAGTTCAAGTAAAGAATTTTTGGCCGGAGAATCAGGGTATTGATCTAAAATTTGCAGGGCTTTTTGGTAGTAATTTTCCATCTGTTCGGAGGCATATTCGATGCCCCCGGAATTACGTACCATGGCCATTACCTGTTCTACTTTTTTACGATCGTGATTGTAGCGTTTAACTACGCGAATCATAAATTTTTTATCGGCAGGCTCTGCTGTGCGAAGCGCATAAATCAAGGGCAAAGTCATTTTTTGCTCCTGTATATCAATACCGGTGGGTTTGCCAGTTTTGGCACTTTGCTGAAAATCGAAAAGGTCATCCTTAATCTGGAAGGCAATACCCAAGTATTCGCCAAAGAGGCGCATCTTTTCAATTTCTTCCTTATCCGAATTTACCGAAGCAGTACCCACGGCGCAGCAAGCGGCAATTAGGCTGGCGGTTTTTTTGGTGATGATATCGAAATAAACTTTCTCATCAATATCCAATCTGCGAGCCTTTTCAATTTGAAGCAATTCCCCCTCACTCATTTCTTGCACCGCAGTGCTAATGAGCTCTAGTAATTGATGCTCTTTATTTTGGACGGAAAGTAAGAGTACACGAGATAAAAGGTAATCGCCTACCAAAACCGCAATTTTGTTTTTCCAAAGGGCATTGAGGGAGAAAAATCCTCGGCGCATATTGGAGTCATCCACCACATCATCATGCACCAGGGTGGCAGTATGCATAAGCTCTACCAGGGCTGCTCCACGATAAGAAGAATCGCCGATATCGCCCTGCAGTTTAGCGCTTAGGAAAACCAGCATGGGGCGCAATTGCTTGCCCTTACGTTTAACGATGTAATAGGTAATGCGATCGAGCAAGGCCACCTTGGAAGCCATATAGTCGCGAAACTTAGGCTCAAAGGCCTTCATTTCTTCCTGGATCGGCGCTTGTATCTTTTTGAGGCTCGACATTCTGGGGCTCAAAGTTACATTATCCCCGAGTTTAAGACTCGCTCAATAATTCATTTTTATTGGCCAACTGACCACAGGCGGCATCAATGTCTTTTCCGCGACTGCGACGAACAGTGGCTACCACGCCAACCGCCTGAAGGGCTTGCTGATAGGCTTCTACTGCGGCGAAGTCGGCTTGTTGGAACATGCCGTCATCAATAGGATTGTATTCAATCAGGTTAACTTTGGTAGGTACTTGCTTGCAGAATTGCACCAGGGCATCAATGTCTTCCGGCTTATCATTGATATCGCGCCACACCACATATTCGAGGGTAACCCGACTTTTGGTTTGCTGATACCAGTATTGCAGCGCTTCAATTAAATCGCCTACTGGGTTCTTTAAATTGATAGACATGATTTGATCCCGCACTTCATCTCGAGCAGAGTGCAAGCTTAAGGCCAGCTTGAATTTGGGATCTTCATCCGCCAATTTGCGAATCATCTTGGAGAGGCCCACAGTAGAAACAGTAATACGGCGCGGCGACATCCCCAAACCTTCCGGTGAAGTGATTTTTTCGATGGCCGCTAAAACATTATTGTAATTCATCAGGGGTTCACCCATACCCATGAAAACAATATTGGTAAGGGGGCGACCAAAGAAAGACTCCGCTTCATTTTGAATGGCAACCACCTGGTCGTAAATCTCATCCGGATTTAAATTCCGCATCCGCTTTAAGCGCGCCGTAGCACAGAAATTACAGTCGAGGCTACAACCTACTTGCGAACTAATACAAGCGGTAATGCGGGTGTCGGTAGGAATTAATACCGATTCTACAATCTTACCATCGTAAAGACGTACGGCATTTTTAATGGTGCCATCTTCACTGCGTTGCATTTGGTCGACCCGTATGTGGTTAATCACAAAGTCGGCTTTCATCTTATCACGAAGCGAAAGCGAGAGATTGGT
The Croceimicrobium hydrocarbonivorans genome window above contains:
- a CDS encoding mechanosensitive ion channel family protein, with the protein product MEKAQELLSQSWDLIITYGGRLVLAVIVLIIGLSVIKRISNTFRKTMTKREVDASLVPFLSSLINAALKVMLIISIAGMVGIEMTSFVAVLGAAGLAVGLALQGSLSNFAGGVLILILKPFKVGDFIEGAGVSGTVREIQIFYTFLTTPTGQEIMVPNGSLSNNSIVNYSYNSTRRLDMTFGIGYGDDIDKAKAILHEIAGAENRFLEDKGVTIFVEALADSSVNIRLRAWTTNGDYWDVLNGLNEKVKKAFDGAGVGIPFPQMDLHLVEDRTK
- a CDS encoding polyprenyl synthetase family protein — translated: MSSLKKIQAPIQEEMKAFEPKFRDYMASKVALLDRITYYIVKRKGKQLRPMLVFLSAKLQGDIGDSSYRGAALVELMHTATLVHDDVVDDSNMRRGFFSLNALWKNKIAVLVGDYLLSRVLLLSVQNKEHQLLELISTAVQEMSEGELLQIEKARRLDIDEKVYFDIITKKTASLIAACCAVGTASVNSDKEEIEKMRLFGEYLGIAFQIKDDLFDFQQSAKTGKPTGIDIQEQKMTLPLIYALRTAEPADKKFMIRVVKRYNHDRKKVEQVMAMVRNSGGIEYASEQMENYYQKALQILDQYPDSPAKNSLLELAEYVIQRSK
- the rlmN gene encoding 23S rRNA (adenine(2503)-C(2))-methyltransferase RlmN; its protein translation is MARDIRALSKAQIQEYFESIGEPKFRAKQVYEWLWQKGAKDFDQMTNLSLSLRDKMKADFVINHIRVDQMQRSEDGTIKNAVRLYDGKIVESVLIPTDTRITACISSQVGCSLDCNFCATARLKRMRNLNPDEIYDQVVAIQNEAESFFGRPLTNIVFMGMGEPLMNYNNVLAAIEKITSPEGLGMSPRRITVSTVGLSKMIRKLADEDPKFKLALSLHSARDEVRDQIMSINLKNPVGDLIEALQYWYQQTKSRVTLEYVVWRDINDKPEDIDALVQFCKQVPTKVNLIEYNPIDDGMFQQADFAAVEAYQQALQAVGVVATVRRSRGKDIDAACGQLANKNELLSES